One genomic window of Equus caballus isolate H_3958 breed thoroughbred chromosome 6, TB-T2T, whole genome shotgun sequence includes the following:
- the LOC106783306 gene encoding extracellular glycoprotein lacritin-like, whose amino-acid sequence MRFMALLFLAALAGALVCAQDASVTRAEPGAGITAPVESASPQETAAGDGFAPGEQLKPLKDLAERRLLKARRTLEEARKGAREGIEGGKKLFEGGTELLRKLRDKFIPIKP is encoded by the exons ATGAGATTCATGGCTCTTCTCTTCCTGGCGGCTCTGGCTGGGGCCCTGGTCTGTGCCC AAGATGCCTCTGTGACCCGTG CTGAACCTGGTGCGGGGATCACAGCTCCAGTGGAATCTGCTTCACCCCAAGAGACGGCAGCAGGAGACGGGTTCGCCCCAGGGGAACAACTAAAACCCCTGA AAGACTTAGCAGAGAGAAGACTCTTGAAAGCAAGGCGTACCCTTGAAGAAGCAAGAAAAGGAGCGCGGGAAGGAATTGAAGGTGGAAAAAAACTCTTCGAAG GTGGAACTGAACTTTTAAGAAAACTGAGGGACAAATTCATTCCAATTAAGCCCTAA